In a single window of the Atlantibacter hermannii genome:
- the fliC_3 gene encoding flagellin: MAQVINTNSLSLLTQNNLNKSQSSLSSAIERLSSGLRINSAKDDAAGQAIANRFTSNIKGLTQASRNANDGISIAQTTEGALSEINNNLQRVRELSVQATNGTNSQSDLDSIQNEITQRLSEIDRVSGQTQFNGVKVLASDSSMKIQVGANDGETITIDLKEITSSTLGLDGFNVNGKGGVDNKVASTKDLVAAGFTTADQGKTYTGDAGFSKATTTDIFKTLKTGDTAAATVDNGFGTAAAVTYTYDADKKSYSFATAAGATDAADVQQYLTPKAGDSVKATIEIDGSSQQVNISSEGKITAQDDNAVLYLDTTGNLTKNGSGSLTQATLTSLQNNNVGGATGNAVVSKIVTENGSKFTLSGSADGTTAGTATVDKAFISADKLSRSY, encoded by the coding sequence ATGGCACAAGTCATTAACACTAACAGCCTGTCGCTGTTGACCCAGAACAACTTGAACAAATCTCAATCTTCCCTGAGCTCTGCGATTGAGCGTTTGTCTTCCGGTCTGCGTATTAACAGCGCCAAAGACGACGCCGCTGGCCAGGCGATTGCTAACCGCTTCACCTCTAACATCAAAGGTCTGACTCAGGCTTCCCGTAACGCCAACGACGGTATCTCCATCGCGCAGACTACTGAAGGCGCGCTGTCTGAAATCAACAACAACCTGCAGCGTGTTCGTGAGCTGTCAGTTCAGGCAACCAACGGTACTAACTCCCAGTCTGACCTGGACTCCATCCAGAATGAAATCACTCAACGTCTGAGCGAAATCGACCGCGTATCTGGTCAGACTCAGTTCAACGGCGTGAAAGTTCTGGCGTCCGACAGCTCCATGAAAATCCAGGTTGGTGCGAACGATGGCGAAACCATCACTATCGACCTGAAAGAAATCACTTCCAGCACTTTGGGTCTTGACGGCTTTAATGTGAACGGTAAAGGCGGAGTGGATAATAAAGTTGCTTCAACTAAGGATTTAGTTGCAGCGGGCTTCACCACTGCGGATCAAGGTAAAACGTACACTGGCGATGCTGGTTTCTCTAAAGCCACTACTACTGATATTTTCAAAACCCTGAAAACGGGTGATACCGCAGCAGCAACTGTAGATAACGGTTTTGGTACAGCGGCAGCCGTAACTTACACTTATGATGCAGATAAGAAATCCTATTCTTTTGCAACTGCAGCAGGTGCAACCGATGCTGCTGATGTTCAGCAATATTTAACGCCTAAAGCTGGTGATTCTGTTAAAGCAACCATCGAAATTGATGGAAGCAGCCAGCAAGTAAATATTTCTAGCGAAGGTAAAATTACCGCTCAGGACGATAACGCAGTTCTGTATCTTGATACTACTGGTAATCTTACCAAGAACGGTAGTGGCTCCCTTACCCAGGCAACCTTAACTTCTTTACAAAATAATAACGTTGGTGGCGCTACTGGCAACGCTGTTGTTTCTAAAATCGTTACTGAAAATGGTAGTAAATTTACGTTGTCCGGTAGTGCTGATGGTACAACTGCCGGTACTGCAACAGTAGATAAAGCATTTATTAGCGCAGATAAACTTAGCCGCAGCTACTAA
- the yedE_2 gene encoding inner membrane protein gives MMIIGMFGGCFAAALWANNVKLRKPQHRIRIIQAIAGGIIAGFGARLAMGCNLAAFFTGIPQFSLHAWFFASATAIGSWFGARFTLMPIFRIPVKLQKVSSASQLTQNHDQARRRFRIGMLIFVGMVGWGLLTAMNQPKLGLAMLFGVGFGLLIERAQICFTSAFRDMWITGRTHMAKAIIFGMAVSAIGIFSYVQLGAEPKIMWAGPNAVLGGLLFGFGIVLAGGCETGWMYRAVEGQTHYWWVGLGNVIGSTILAYYWDDLSPSLATSWDKINLLNTFGPLGGLLVTYLMLFAALMLIIGWEKHFFRRSRTVSTETIKEGV, from the coding sequence ATGATGATTATCGGCATGTTCGGCGGCTGCTTCGCCGCCGCGCTGTGGGCCAACAACGTTAAACTGCGTAAACCGCAGCACCGGATACGCATCATCCAGGCGATTGCCGGCGGGATTATCGCGGGCTTCGGTGCGCGTCTGGCGATGGGCTGCAACCTGGCGGCCTTCTTTACCGGCATTCCTCAGTTCTCCCTGCATGCCTGGTTTTTTGCCAGTGCCACCGCCATCGGCTCCTGGTTCGGTGCGCGCTTTACCCTGATGCCGATATTCCGCATCCCGGTCAAGCTGCAAAAAGTCTCCAGCGCCTCGCAGCTGACACAAAATCACGATCAGGCGCGCCGCCGTTTTCGCATCGGGATGTTGATTTTCGTCGGCATGGTGGGATGGGGTTTACTGACCGCGATGAATCAACCGAAGCTGGGCCTGGCGATGCTGTTCGGTGTCGGATTTGGTTTGCTGATTGAGCGGGCGCAAATCTGTTTTACGTCGGCATTCCGCGACATGTGGATCACCGGACGTACCCATATGGCTAAGGCGATCATTTTTGGCATGGCCGTCAGCGCCATTGGCATTTTCAGCTATGTGCAACTGGGCGCGGAACCGAAAATCATGTGGGCTGGCCCTAACGCTGTGCTGGGCGGATTGCTGTTTGGCTTTGGCATTGTGCTGGCTGGCGGCTGTGAAACGGGCTGGATGTACCGCGCCGTGGAAGGCCAGACGCACTACTGGTGGGTCGGGCTGGGCAACGTGATTGGTTCCACGATACTGGCGTACTACTGGGACGATCTCTCCCCTTCCCTCGCCACCAGCTGGGATAAAATCAACCTGTTAAACACCTTTGGCCCGCTGGGCGGTCTGCTTGTCACTTATCTGATGCTGTTCGCGGCTTTAATGTTGATTATTGGCTGGGAGAAACATTTCTTCCGTCGCAGCCGCACCGTAAGCACTGAAACCATTAAGGAAGGCGTATGA
- the fliD gene encoding flagellar capping protein, with translation MASITSLGIGANLPLDSLLANLTTAEKARLTPITKQQSANTARLTAYGTLKSSLEKFQTANNTLNNADLFKSTTATSSSTDLTVSTTAGAAPGKYTINVTKLAQAQSLTTNTKISSSKEALGSTDVAERTIVISQKSHDKPLEIKLSSDQTSLEGIRDAINDADGGVSASIVKVDDENYQLVLTSTTTGTDNKMTIEVKDDPKLNGLIRYDGTSGGMDQLVAAQNAELTVNNINIVRQTNTITDAPQGVTLNLTKEVSNVTVTVEKSNDQSKAAIKGWVDAYNSLIDTFNSLTKYTAVDPGAEAQSTSNGALLGDTVVRSIQTGLRGVFSQGDASSTFKTLNEIGITSDGTTGKLKIDDTKLTKALNENASATRLLLVGDGKETGITTKMASTVKDYLADDGIIDTAQDSINSTLKKLTKQYLATSDSIDATVARYKAQFNQLDTMMSKLNTTSSYLSQQFTAMSKSS, from the coding sequence ATGGCTTCAATTACATCATTAGGTATTGGCGCTAACTTACCGCTGGATTCGCTGTTAGCTAATCTGACAACTGCTGAAAAAGCGCGCTTAACGCCTATTACCAAACAGCAAAGCGCCAATACTGCGCGCCTTACCGCTTACGGCACGCTGAAAAGCTCGCTGGAAAAATTCCAGACTGCAAACAATACGTTAAATAATGCCGATCTGTTCAAAAGCACTACGGCGACAAGCAGCAGCACTGATTTAACCGTGAGTACAACCGCAGGAGCGGCACCAGGTAAGTACACCATCAATGTGACAAAACTTGCCCAGGCGCAGTCCCTGACCACCAACACCAAAATCTCGTCGAGTAAAGAAGCGTTGGGGAGTACCGATGTTGCCGAGCGCACCATCGTCATTAGCCAGAAAAGCCATGATAAGCCGCTGGAAATCAAACTCAGCAGCGATCAGACTTCGCTGGAAGGGATCCGCGACGCAATTAATGACGCCGACGGTGGCGTTTCCGCCAGTATCGTTAAGGTTGATGATGAAAATTATCAACTTGTACTGACCTCCACGACCACCGGCACCGATAATAAAATGACCATTGAAGTCAAAGACGATCCGAAACTCAATGGCCTTATCCGCTACGACGGCACCAGCGGTGGCATGGACCAGCTAGTTGCAGCCCAGAATGCGGAACTGACCGTCAATAACATTAATATCGTGCGCCAAACCAATACCATCACTGATGCCCCCCAAGGCGTAACACTGAATCTGACAAAAGAAGTCAGCAACGTGACGGTAACGGTTGAGAAAAGCAACGATCAGTCCAAAGCCGCGATTAAAGGGTGGGTTGATGCCTATAACTCCCTGATTGACACCTTTAACTCCCTGACAAAATACACCGCTGTCGATCCTGGCGCAGAGGCGCAGAGTACCAGCAATGGTGCGTTACTGGGCGATACCGTGGTGCGCAGCATTCAGACCGGCCTGCGCGGCGTATTTAGCCAGGGCGATGCCAGTTCAACGTTTAAGACATTAAATGAAATCGGGATTACGTCTGACGGCACCACCGGCAAACTGAAAATCGACGATACCAAGTTGACTAAAGCGCTGAACGAAAACGCATCCGCAACGCGTCTGTTGCTGGTGGGTGATGGCAAAGAGACCGGCATCACCACCAAAATGGCGTCAACGGTTAAAGATTATCTGGCCGATGACGGCATCATTGATACCGCCCAGGACAGCATTAACTCAACGCTGAAAAAGTTGACCAAACAGTATTTGGCCACCAGCGACAGCATTGACGCGACGGTCGCCCGTTATAAGGCACAGTTTAATCAGCTCGACACCATGATGAGCAAACTGAACACCACCAGTTCGTATTTAAGTCAACAATTTACGGCGATGAGCAAATCCAGCTAA
- the amyA_2 gene encoding alpha-amylase → MGSNIDYRNRAVTEEIKYWARWIMDQTHCDGFRLDAVKHIPAWFYKAWIEHVQEVAPKPLFIVAEYWSHEVEKLHQYIEQVGGQTQLFDAPLHMKFHEASCQGKRL, encoded by the coding sequence ATGGGTTCCAACATTGACTATCGCAACCGCGCCGTCACGGAAGAAATTAAGTACTGGGCGCGATGGATCATGGATCAAACGCACTGCGACGGCTTTCGGCTGGATGCGGTAAAACATATTCCCGCCTGGTTTTATAAAGCCTGGATCGAGCATGTCCAGGAGGTGGCACCGAAACCGCTGTTTATCGTGGCGGAATACTGGTCGCATGAGGTGGAAAAACTGCATCAGTACATCGAACAGGTCGGCGGCCAGACCCAGTTATTCGACGCGCCGTTGCATATGAAATTCCACGAAGCTTCCTGCCAGGGGAAGCGATTATGA
- the yedF gene encoding SirA family protein, with protein sequence MSTIVPDYRLDMVGEPCPYPAVATLEAMPQLKKGEILEVISDCPQSINNIPLDARNHGYEVLEIQQDGPTIRYLIRK encoded by the coding sequence ATGAGCACGATAGTACCGGATTACCGTCTTGATATGGTTGGCGAGCCTTGCCCATACCCGGCGGTGGCGACGCTTGAAGCGATGCCGCAGCTTAAAAAAGGCGAGATTTTAGAGGTGATCAGCGATTGCCCGCAGTCGATAAATAATATTCCGCTGGATGCGCGGAATCACGGGTATGAGGTGCTGGAGATCCAGCAGGATGGCCCGACGATACGTTATTTGATACGTAAGTAG
- the fliA gene encoding RNA polymerase sigma factor for flagellar operon: protein MNTLYTADGVMDKHSLWQRYVPLVRHEALRLQVRLPASVELDDLLQAGGIGLLNAVERYDALQGTAFTTYAVQRIRGAMLDELRSRDWVPRSVRRNAREVAQAIGQLEQELGRNASETEVAQRLGIALEEYRQMLLDTNNSQLFSYDEWREEHGDSIELVTEEHQSENPLQQLLESSLRHRVMEAIEALPEREQLVLTLYYQEELNLKEIGAVLEVGESRVSQLHSQAIKRLRSRLGKL, encoded by the coding sequence GTGAATACACTCTATACCGCTGATGGTGTAATGGATAAACACTCGCTGTGGCAGCGTTATGTCCCGCTGGTGCGTCACGAAGCATTGCGCCTGCAGGTGCGCTTGCCGGCGAGTGTGGAGCTCGACGATCTGCTTCAGGCAGGCGGCATCGGGTTATTAAATGCGGTAGAACGCTACGACGCCCTGCAAGGTACGGCATTTACCACTTACGCAGTACAGCGTATTCGGGGAGCCATGCTGGATGAATTGCGCAGCCGCGATTGGGTGCCGCGCAGCGTTCGGCGTAATGCCCGCGAAGTCGCACAGGCCATAGGTCAACTGGAGCAGGAACTCGGACGTAACGCCAGCGAAACAGAGGTGGCGCAGCGTTTAGGGATCGCGCTTGAAGAATATCGTCAGATGTTGCTCGACACCAATAACAGCCAGCTGTTTTCCTACGATGAGTGGCGGGAAGAGCACGGCGACAGTATCGAACTGGTGACCGAAGAACATCAAAGCGAAAACCCGTTACAACAGTTGTTGGAAAGCAGCCTTCGCCATCGTGTCATGGAAGCGATCGAGGCGTTGCCGGAACGTGAACAACTGGTGTTGACGCTCTACTACCAGGAAGAGCTCAATCTCAAAGAGATTGGCGCGGTGCTGGAAGTTGGGGAGTCGCGGGTGAGCCAGTTGCATAGCCAGGCAATCAAACGGCTACGGTCTCGTCTGGGTAAGTTATAG
- the fliS gene encoding flagellar protein FliS, with protein sequence MPAPHQLIVLLFDGAMSALVRARLFMQQGETVAKGEALSKAINIIDNV encoded by the coding sequence GTGCCAGCCCCCCATCAGCTTATCGTGCTGTTGTTTGACGGCGCAATGAGTGCGCTGGTTCGCGCACGCCTGTTTATGCAGCAGGGTGAAACGGTGGCAAAAGGCGAAGCGCTGAGCAAAGCCATCAATATTATCGATAACGTTTGA
- the fliZ gene encoding FliZ protein, with protein MTEPQQKKRPISRYLKDFKHAETHCAHCGKLLDRITLVHRGSIVNKTAIAQLDTLIDEATWASQRHEWSALCRFCGDLHCKVQSEHFDIIGFKQYLFERTDMSPGTIREYVVRLRRLGEHLEAQQIPADQAQKGEIEDQLERWLPPTSTNNYRIALRKYSRYLNHSLQKDTPKALFEASSAIY; from the coding sequence ATGACTGAGCCACAACAAAAAAAACGGCCTATTAGCCGCTACCTGAAAGACTTTAAGCACGCTGAAACCCATTGCGCCCATTGCGGCAAACTGCTGGACCGCATCACGCTGGTCCATCGTGGGAGTATCGTCAATAAAACCGCCATCGCTCAACTGGACACGCTGATCGACGAAGCAACCTGGGCCAGCCAGCGCCATGAATGGTCTGCGCTGTGCCGTTTCTGCGGCGATCTGCACTGCAAAGTGCAAAGCGAACATTTCGACATCATCGGCTTCAAACAATACCTGTTTGAACGTACCGACATGAGTCCCGGAACCATTCGCGAATACGTGGTGCGTCTGCGCCGTCTGGGCGAACACCTTGAAGCACAGCAGATCCCGGCCGATCAGGCTCAGAAGGGCGAGATCGAAGATCAGCTTGAGCGCTGGCTGCCGCCGACCAGCACCAATAACTACCGTATTGCCCTGCGCAAATACTCCCGTTACCTCAATCACAGCCTTCAGAAAGACACCCCGAAAGCCCTGTTTGAAGCGAGTTCTGCTATATATTAA
- a CDS encoding putative lipoprotein, which yields MKKYALAAALVALSGCAQVESYQEVVKAPAPAGLAGYWQSQGPQGKLVSPEAIASFIVTEKGDTLDCRQWQRVIALPGKLMQRGGDLYNVTEKVEVYSIERTGDRMEYAGMDLQRVERPTKECADFLAAHPLLSPLP from the coding sequence ATGAAAAAATATGCACTGGCAGCGGCGCTGGTGGCCCTGAGCGGCTGCGCGCAGGTGGAGAGTTATCAGGAAGTGGTTAAAGCGCCCGCGCCGGCGGGCCTCGCCGGTTACTGGCAATCCCAGGGGCCGCAGGGCAAGCTGGTGAGTCCGGAAGCCATCGCCAGTTTTATTGTCACTGAAAAAGGCGATACCCTCGACTGCCGCCAGTGGCAGCGTGTCATTGCACTACCGGGTAAACTGATGCAGCGCGGCGGTGATCTTTATAATGTGACCGAGAAAGTTGAAGTGTATTCCATCGAACGCACCGGCGATCGGATGGAATATGCCGGTATGGATCTCCAGCGCGTTGAGCGTCCGACAAAAGAGTGCGCCGACTTCCTGGCCGCGCATCCGTTGTTAAGCCCGCTGCCGTAA
- the amyA_1 gene encoding alpha-amylase → MRNPTILQCFHWYSPGGGTLWPEVTERAATFNDIGITMVWLPPACKGSEGEHSVGYDAYDLFDLGEFDQKGSVATKYGTKDQLHQAIEALHQNSIAVLLDVVVNHKMGADEKERVHVNRVNQLDRNQIDDEVIECEAWTRYTFPARKGQYSRFIWDHKCFSGVDRIENPTEDGVFKIINDYTGRGLERPGRHRKRQFRLSDGFQH, encoded by the coding sequence ATGCGCAACCCCACCATATTGCAATGTTTTCACTGGTATTCCCCCGGCGGCGGTACGTTATGGCCGGAGGTCACTGAACGCGCTGCAACGTTTAATGATATCGGCATCACCATGGTCTGGCTCCCGCCCGCCTGTAAAGGCAGTGAAGGCGAGCATTCCGTCGGCTACGACGCTTACGATCTGTTTGATCTGGGTGAGTTCGATCAAAAAGGATCTGTCGCCACCAAATACGGCACCAAAGACCAGTTGCATCAGGCCATCGAGGCCCTGCACCAGAACAGTATCGCCGTGCTGCTCGATGTGGTGGTAAACCACAAAATGGGCGCCGATGAAAAAGAACGCGTCCATGTCAATCGTGTGAACCAACTCGATCGCAATCAAATCGATGATGAAGTCATTGAATGCGAAGCTTGGACCCGCTACACCTTTCCCGCCCGCAAAGGGCAATATTCCAGATTCATCTGGGATCATAAATGTTTCAGTGGTGTCGACCGGATTGAAAATCCGACCGAAGACGGCGTGTTCAAAATCATCAACGACTATACCGGAAGAGGGCTGGAACGACCAGGTAGACACCGAAAACGGCAATTTCGATTATCTGATGGGTTCCAACATTGA
- the fliE gene encoding flagellar hook-basal body complex protein FliE, which translates to MSIQGIEGVVQQLQATMLSARNTPVQQQPAVSFAGELQAALGRISDTQNAARAQANEFSLGTPGVSLNDVMVDLQKSSVSLQMGIQVRNKLVSAYQDVMNMQV; encoded by the coding sequence ATGTCCATTCAGGGGATTGAAGGCGTTGTTCAACAGCTGCAGGCCACAATGCTGTCAGCGCGCAATACGCCGGTACAACAACAACCTGCCGTGAGCTTTGCCGGCGAGCTTCAGGCCGCGCTTGGCCGCATCAGCGATACGCAAAACGCTGCCCGTGCGCAGGCAAATGAGTTTTCACTCGGCACACCGGGTGTCTCGCTTAACGATGTGATGGTTGATTTGCAGAAATCATCGGTCTCTCTTCAGATGGGGATTCAGGTGAGGAATAAGCTGGTATCGGCGTACCAGGATGTGATGAATATGCAGGTGTAG
- the yedO gene encoding D-cysteine desulfhydrase has product MSLQNLTRFPRLEFIGAPTPLEFLPRFSDYLGREIYIKRDDVTPMAMGGNKLRKLEFLAADALREGADTLITAGAIQSNHVRQTAAVAAKLGLHCVALLENPIGTRAENYLTNGNRLLLDLFNVQIEMCDALDNPDAQLEELATRVEAQGFRPYVIPVGGSNALGALGYVESALEIAHQCESINLGSVVVASGSAGTHAGLAVGLEQVMPDVELIGVTVSRSIAMQKPKVVALQQAVAGKLEVTASAPVSLWDDYFGPGYGVPNEEGMEAVKLLAQTGRDFARSGLHGEGHGRAYRWH; this is encoded by the coding sequence ATGTCACTGCAAAATTTAACCCGTTTCCCCCGACTGGAGTTTATCGGCGCGCCTACGCCGCTGGAATTCTTACCGCGCTTTTCCGATTATCTCGGGCGGGAAATCTATATCAAACGTGACGACGTGACGCCAATGGCGATGGGCGGCAATAAGCTGCGTAAACTGGAGTTTCTGGCGGCGGATGCCTTGCGTGAAGGTGCGGATACGCTTATTACCGCCGGCGCGATCCAGTCCAACCATGTACGCCAGACTGCGGCGGTGGCGGCGAAGCTGGGGCTGCACTGCGTGGCGTTGCTGGAAAACCCGATCGGCACGCGTGCAGAAAATTATTTAACCAACGGCAACCGCCTGCTTCTCGACTTGTTTAACGTCCAGATTGAAATGTGCGATGCCCTGGATAACCCGGATGCCCAACTTGAGGAGTTAGCCACCCGCGTCGAAGCGCAGGGGTTTCGTCCGTATGTCATTCCGGTGGGCGGGTCGAACGCCCTGGGCGCGCTCGGTTATGTGGAAAGCGCGCTGGAAATCGCGCACCAGTGCGAATCAATCAACCTGGGATCGGTGGTGGTCGCATCCGGTAGCGCCGGCACGCACGCAGGCCTGGCGGTCGGGCTGGAACAGGTGATGCCGGACGTGGAGCTTATCGGCGTCACCGTGTCGCGCAGCATTGCCATGCAAAAACCCAAAGTGGTGGCGCTGCAACAGGCAGTGGCGGGCAAGCTTGAGGTCACTGCATCAGCACCGGTTTCCCTGTGGGATGATTATTTCGGTCCGGGCTATGGCGTGCCAAATGAAGAGGGAATGGAAGCGGTGAAACTGCTCGCCCAAACTGGAAGGGATTTTGCTCGATCCGGTCTACACGGGGAAGGCCATGGCAGGGCTTATCGATGGCATTAG
- the fliC_2 gene encoding flagellin — protein sequence MYLDKAGKIVDSNVATYHVQNDGAITNGSGKAAYVSADGKISTDAKTATAKTTDPLAALDKALAKVDSLRSDLGAVQNRFDSTITNLGNTVNN from the coding sequence ATGTACCTGGATAAAGCCGGTAAAATTGTTGATAGTAATGTTGCGACCTATCATGTCCAGAATGACGGTGCAATCACTAATGGTTCCGGAAAAGCTGCATATGTTTCTGCTGATGGCAAAATCTCAACAGACGCTAAAACTGCTACTGCCAAAACCACCGATCCGCTGGCCGCGCTGGATAAAGCTCTGGCTAAAGTTGACTCCCTGCGTTCCGACCTGGGTGCTGTGCAGAACCGTTTCGATTCTACCATCACCAACCTCGGCAACACTGTGAACAACTGA
- the fliY_2 gene encoding cystine transporter subunit, translating to MKLAQFGRQALMGVMAVALMAGVSAKTFAAEDLLNKVKERGTLLVGLEGTYPPFSFQGDDGKLTGFEVEFAEELAKHLGVKASLKPTKWDGMLASLDSKRIDVVINQVTISDERKKKYDFSTPYTVSGIQALVKKGNEGSIKTAADLKGKKVGVGLGTNYEEWLRQNVQGVDIRTYDDDPTKYQDLRVGRIDAILVDRLAALDLVKKTKDTLAVAGEPFSRQEAGVALRKGNDDLLKAVDQAFAEMQKDGSLAKLSEKWFGADVTK from the coding sequence ATGAAACTTGCACAGTTTGGCCGTCAGGCGCTGATGGGCGTCATGGCAGTGGCGTTAATGGCAGGCGTAAGCGCGAAAACCTTCGCAGCGGAAGATCTACTGAATAAAGTCAAAGAGCGCGGCACGCTGTTGGTGGGGCTGGAAGGCACCTATCCGCCGTTCAGCTTCCAGGGCGATGACGGTAAGCTCACTGGCTTTGAAGTGGAGTTTGCTGAAGAGTTGGCGAAGCATCTGGGCGTGAAAGCGTCGCTGAAACCGACCAAGTGGGACGGGATGCTGGCGTCGCTGGACTCTAAGCGTATTGACGTTGTCATTAACCAGGTCACCATTTCCGACGAGCGTAAGAAGAAGTATGACTTCTCCACGCCGTACACTGTGTCCGGTATCCAGGCGCTGGTGAAAAAGGGTAATGAAGGCTCCATCAAAACCGCGGCAGACCTGAAAGGGAAAAAAGTGGGTGTCGGCCTTGGCACCAACTATGAAGAGTGGCTGCGCCAGAATGTGCAGGGCGTGGATATCCGTACCTATGATGATGACCCGACTAAATACCAGGATCTGCGCGTAGGCCGTATTGACGCTATTCTGGTTGACCGTCTGGCCGCGCTGGATCTGGTGAAGAAAACCAAAGATACCCTGGCGGTCGCAGGTGAACCGTTCTCACGTCAGGAAGCGGGCGTTGCGTTGCGTAAAGGCAATGACGATCTGCTGAAAGCGGTGGATCAGGCTTTCGCCGAGATGCAGAAAGACGGGTCGCTGGCCAAACTGTCTGAAAAATGGTTTGGCGCCGACGTGACGAAATAA
- the yedE_1 gene encoding inner membrane protein has protein sequence MSWQHFKQQYLVKFWAPLPAVIAAGILSTYYFGLTGTFWAVTGEFTRWGGQLLQLMGVHAEEWGYFKNYPSRRHSPYPHRRHDDYRHVRRLLRRRAVGQQR, from the coding sequence ATGTCCTGGCAACACTTCAAACAGCAATATCTTGTTAAATTCTGGGCGCCGCTGCCGGCGGTTATCGCCGCCGGTATCCTCTCCACCTACTATTTTGGCCTGACCGGCACTTTCTGGGCTGTTACCGGCGAGTTCACCCGTTGGGGCGGGCAGCTGTTGCAGCTGATGGGCGTCCATGCCGAAGAGTGGGGATATTTTAAAAATTATCCATCTCGAAGGCACTCCCCTTACCCGCATCGACGGCATGATGATTATCGGCATGTTCGGCGGCTGCTTCGCCGCCGCGCTGTGGGCCAACAACGTTAA
- the amyA_3 gene encoding alpha-amylase: MRQIYTGTLVEADPFHAVTLVANHDTQPLQALEAPVEAWFKPLAYALILLRENGVPSVFYPDLYGASYDDIGSDGERYHVDMPVVDKLDTLILARQRFAHGVQTLWFDHPNCIAFSRSGTEDDPGCVVVMSNGDAGEKTLALGENYANKTWCDFLGNQSQQVTTDENGTGIFTCPAGNVSVWVIEENNISRCCGQVTLPASTERYGSGLNNGCAARKSAHSFVGRSTRWRSIPAYSIRSPVRSMEYTSTFSVTL; the protein is encoded by the coding sequence ATGCGTCAGATCTACACCGGCACACTGGTTGAAGCCGATCCGTTTCATGCCGTTACGCTGGTGGCCAACCACGATACGCAACCGCTTCAGGCGCTGGAAGCGCCGGTTGAAGCCTGGTTTAAACCGCTAGCCTACGCGCTGATTCTGCTGCGGGAGAATGGCGTTCCGTCGGTGTTTTATCCCGATCTTTATGGTGCCAGCTACGACGACATCGGCAGCGACGGCGAGCGATACCACGTTGATATGCCTGTTGTGGACAAGCTCGATACCCTGATCCTGGCCCGCCAGCGCTTTGCCCACGGCGTCCAGACGCTGTGGTTCGATCATCCCAACTGTATCGCCTTCAGCCGTAGCGGCACTGAAGACGATCCGGGTTGCGTGGTGGTGATGTCTAACGGTGACGCGGGTGAGAAAACGCTGGCGCTGGGCGAAAACTATGCGAATAAAACCTGGTGTGATTTTCTGGGCAATCAGTCACAACAGGTCACAACCGATGAAAACGGCACCGGGATATTTACCTGTCCGGCGGGCAACGTCAGCGTATGGGTGATTGAAGAAAACAATATAAGCAGGTGTTGCGGGCAGGTCACGCTGCCCGCTTCAACAGAGCGTTACGGCAGCGGGCTTAACAACGGATGCGCGGCCAGGAAGTCGGCGCACTCTTTTGTCGGACGCTCAACGCGCTGGAGATCCATACCGGCATATTCCATCCGATCGCCGGTGCGTTCGATGGAATACACTTCAACTTTCTCGGTCACATTATAA